The sequence below is a genomic window from Sorangiineae bacterium MSr12523.
CCGTGGGTGCCAATTTTCGTACAATGGGCGCCCGGAGGTTCAAACGACAATCGTCTGCAGTGCGCTTCGTATTTTCTCCGGGATGGGCACTGCGTGGCGTGTCCCGCGATCGACGAATACGTGCACGAAGTAGCCATGCGCACACGCCTGTTCGCCATTCTCGCGAAAAATGCCAATGCCGTAAGTCACCGACCGATTGCCCAGTTTGTCGACGCGCACTCCGGCGCGGATGGCATCGGGATACGCAACGGCCTCGCGGTACGTGCAGCGTGACTCCACCACCACGCCAATCACCGGGCTGGTCACGATGTCCAATCCACCCTCGCGA
It includes:
- a CDS encoding acyl-CoA thioesterase, giving the protein MSEILETTDRYRWFCPITTRWMDNDVYGHVNNVTYYSYFDSAANLFLIREGGLDIVTSPVIGVVVESRCTYREAVAYPDAIRAGVRVDKLGNRSVTYGIGIFRENGEQACAHGYFVHVFVDRGTRHAVPIPEKIRSALQTIVV